One part of the Arthrobacter tumbae genome encodes these proteins:
- a CDS encoding TetR/AcrR family transcriptional regulator translates to MAPVGRPTADGRSSRWSKHREARRAELIRTARKAVHRIGPGASMEDIASAADTSKSVFYRYFGDKAGLQRAMGEVVVGRMQEQLIEAARKASTPRDGLRAMVSAYLQMAESSPSVYVFVTQPAPDSGSTLDASPTLSSFFDAISAMLASPMEDYLAEEPRAAAVAQPLALWPRAAIGMVRAAGEQWLSMPPGTARPSESDLADSITTWLFEGIAAAVPNASLAHTSRRNPRSKDES, encoded by the coding sequence ATGGCTCCGGTAGGACGCCCCACGGCGGACGGGCGATCCAGCAGATGGTCAAAGCATCGCGAAGCCCGCCGTGCTGAACTGATCAGGACTGCCCGCAAGGCCGTTCACCGGATCGGTCCCGGCGCTTCAATGGAGGACATCGCTTCCGCCGCAGATACCTCGAAGTCTGTCTTCTACCGGTACTTCGGAGACAAGGCTGGTCTACAGCGCGCGATGGGCGAGGTAGTCGTGGGCCGGATGCAGGAGCAACTCATCGAGGCCGCACGGAAGGCCAGCACGCCGAGGGACGGTCTGCGGGCCATGGTTTCGGCATATCTCCAGATGGCGGAATCCTCGCCCAGTGTCTATGTTTTCGTGACCCAGCCGGCACCGGATTCAGGGTCCACGCTGGACGCGTCACCCACGCTCAGCTCCTTCTTCGACGCAATCTCCGCAATGCTTGCCAGTCCCATGGAGGACTATCTCGCCGAAGAACCGAGAGCGGCAGCGGTTGCGCAGCCTCTGGCACTGTGGCCACGCGCCGCCATCGGCATGGTCCGTGCTGCCGGCGAACAATGGCTGTCCATGCCGCCCGGCACCGCGCGACCGTCTGAATCCGATCTTGCGGACTCCATCACTACCTGGCTCTTTGAAGGCATCGCAGCAGCGGTGCCGAACGCTTCCCTTGCCCATACCTCCCGCCGCAATCCACGTTCGAAGGACGAATCATGA